Proteins found in one Brachypodium distachyon strain Bd21 chromosome 5, Brachypodium_distachyon_v3.0, whole genome shotgun sequence genomic segment:
- the LOC106865476 gene encoding uncharacterized protein LOC106865476, which produces MYDYLDIRRLLPLQRDAARVQVFGSDDDYACVLLPAFLLNSGQLSTSVGLPSSPVSDVENFESWRSTHGDWNRNDGHLPSPVRGDEEDEDDDDEVPVAEGSEEEAEEVTDDDFSE; this is translated from the exons ATGTACGACTACCTCGATATACGtcgactacttcctctacaACGCGACGCCGCACGTgtccaag TCTTCGGTTCCGACGACGACTatgcttgtgttcttcttccagcattcttgctcaattccgggcaattgagtacttcag TGGGCCTGCCTAGCTCTCCTGTGTCCGATGTTGAGAACTTTGAGAGTTGGAGGAGCACCCATGGAGATTGGAACCGGAATGATGGTCATCTTCCCTCTCCGGTGcgtggtgatgaagaagatgaggatgaCGATGATGAAGTGCCTGTTGCCGAGGGAAGTgaagaggaggccgaggaagTCACTGATGATGATTTCTCCGAGTGA